From Solanum lycopersicum chromosome 4, SLM_r2.1:
TGTATAATttctataattaaaaaagattaatatattCTTGCCTAGATCCTAAACCATTATGAGAGTCAGAGTTCTATTACTGGGTCAAAAGAATAAAACTTACTCGCACGGGGTATTTATATCAATCCAATACACATATGacatgtgtttaaatttataatttattttacttaactttaattaattaacatgtgttttactttattaaatcacataataataaaaatttaattaatttgatatgaaCATCCGAGTAAACTTTTTCtatctaatttctctttttttccacATCGTTCTCACTTCAAATTgacattatttatgaaaaaactaCAGTAATATTCCACCACCATCTTCAACGTAATTGCTTGAAAGTCAAGAACTCTTGTCCATCAAATTCAACCAATAAGTTATTGGATCATAAATTCTCTAATTCAACTAAGAAGTTATTGGAtcataatttctctttttattaactagtgttgacaaaaaaaaatggtttaaaatgaaaaataaaaaataaaaaatcccaAGCATATATTCTCTTGGAATTTTATGATGCTACTTTACTTATGTAcgtagaatattttattttctagctAGCCTTGCTTTGGACAAATATATTCGTACTGTGATTAAgtataatttacataatttcATAGTGTTAAAAGCTAATTACGttatttttttactcttttttaaattatataaatcccTGAAAATTTATAGACTCCGAATACAGTATCACTGGACTTTCAGATACATCTGTACACATTCAGATGCAGAGGAGAGGAATGTATTAGAGAGGGGAGGCACACCACTAGACTTCTGAATACATGAGCATACATATATATCTGAATACATAAGGAAGGAATGTATCCAACATGCGAGGTATGTATCAGAGAGGGAATAGGACATCTGGATCTATAAAGGAGGGATGTATCAGAGAAGGGAAGGATGAATCTAAGAGATTGGAATGTATCAGGGAAAGGAGTCAAGCATATAGTGGtctaaatcaaaaatcaaacggggccttaaacttgaattattaataatttttatataattgatttcttctagttttcaattgataaatattcattcttattttaaattatttttcatgagatataATACTCtatatatgtcaaatttcttctaataattccttcatttttcatgaaaagtttactttttctacaaatagtattcaatatttgttaaaaaaataataacttataacctattattattAGGAATGAGGCCCCTTAAATTTGGGGGCCTAAGGcgaatgtctttttttttaacactGTCGAGCCACCCCTAGGTAATGTATCCgagagaaaattttaaaaaatttgaaataattttcttttttagaaattatgataaaataaaatgtatctaacttttttttttaaaaaaaaaaaccctataATTTATCAATTGATAAGCTACCAATGACTATCgaaaagaacaaaacaaaaattgttAAAGAGAGTGTATGAAAAAGCCTAATTTTGGGGAGAAAAGCATGGTAACAATATAGACACATAGAAAATGACATCTAGCTTATACTATACATGAtgtaaatgatttaatttgtcTCAAATTATTCATCACACATGtaaattttgtcaaaattttgaCGTTTGATATTGAAGTATTTGTTTACGAGACAAgcaagataaaaaatttaataaagacCACTCAattctaaaattaatattttactgatgttaattcaaattaatcgatctaaaaaaatataagaggAGACAAATTTAAGTGGTGTTGGTACTTTATTTTTTCAGTAGGAAAATGATGAATTAAGTGAGAATAGGGTGGATGGTAGGGTTTAGTTAGggcaaaaaaaaatgacaattcAAATGTCAAATTGTAGAATTATAAGACAACCAAAGATGTATTGTCATTCAAGTTCATGATTCGATTTGGAttgacattttagtaaaaattttaaaaacaatgtATATATTAGGTAAATGgaatataatgaatatataaaatatataagtataGGTAAAACTATgctattttatatttcttttttcaattatctCCTATTTTACTAGGCCTGTGTGGAATTCAAGAACACGTTCTTCTTTTAACTAACTATATTCTaattaagacaaaaaataaacaataataaggGTATGAAGatcaattattaaaatagagggttaataaataatagtattgtttagctttctttatcaatattattaaatttttttccacCTTTCATACATACTCCTTAGTACTAtacttgttattttatttgttttgattatcatattattttttaatgttattaattatattttcttttttcttcttgttttccaATGTCTGTCGaggattaattgaaaataacttTTCTATCTCATGAGATAAGAATAAGGTTAGCAAATAACGATTCTCCTCGTATTCTATTTGTGAAGTCACCCTGAATATATATGTTGTTCAAAGAgtaactaaaacaaataaattaaaatagaaagtaTGAAAGTCAATAACAAAAGTCGTGATATCTAATATATCGTATTATTTGTTGGTGCTGCTGATATTTTCTAGCGTGTTTCTTTTCCTTtatccttttattattttatttgagccgagagtatatcaaaaatattctctcttaGCTTCGAATAAGACAACATATACATTACTCACTCAAATTTCACTCGTgtaatttcattaaatatgttattattattgatattccctttttcttttgtttaaataCCTCAGCCGCCCAGAATAACCATCCATATTGCTCcaccctctctctctctaaatATTTTAACCACACAACACAACATTACACAACACAAGACAAAACACCAACCATATAGAAAGAAGAATCTCACTCACTCtccttattttctttcttcattcgACACTACTCTCAATACTATACAAACATGAACTAAAACCTTTTACTACTATATAGTTTATACATAAGCCAAAATAAATATGAGTAATAATCCTGAAGATCCCTTAAGAAGTCTCTCTTTAGATTATCTCAATCTCCTCATCAATGGTCAAGCTTTCAGTGATGTTACTTTTCATGTTGAAGGTCATTTAGTCCATGCTCACCGTTGCGTCCTGGCAGCAAGGAGTCAATTCTTCAGAAAATTTTTCTGCGGGCCGAGCTCTCCTCAGTCCGGCCCGCAACTCGGCTCGGTTAACGGGCCGAGAGATACTGGTTCACCAGCATCATCAGTAGTGATACCGGTGAATTCAGTAGGATATGAGGtgtttttattgatgatgcAGTTTTTATATAGTGGACAAGTATCAATTGTACCGCAAAAACATGAGCCAAGGCCAAATTGTGGAGAGAGAGGTTGTTGGCATACACATTGCACCTCAGCCGTTGATCTTGCACTTGATACACTCTCAGCCGCTAGATCTTTTGGTGTTGAACAACTTGCTTTGCTCACTCAGGTTAATCAATCATTTGTCCTTCCACATCTCTTTAATGAGTTTAACTAATATCTACCGACAATCAGgttattctatatatatttattacggTACTAATAATAACTTCTTTGAAATTagtaatcttgaaaaaaaagtccaaGTTAAAAATGACCTAACAGAATCATCAGTATGTcagtgtatataagttaaactctgatattaattttgattgatCACTTTTGTTTATTGTATATGGTGTTTGGGATTTTTGGTATACTGGAATCAAATTTCCATTTCTTCTTGGGAAATGGtgttaatttttgtttcttgtttAGTAGTACTAAGTTTCTTTTTGAAGAATCATTTGATCCAagaacttcttcttcttttaatttgcttgcatattttttttaacttatttataaatAGTAAAGAGGGGGGATGGGGGGCAATCTTtattttttccctctttttgcattgtttaatgatttattttgttgatgGAATTTTGACATTAGATGTCTCATCTCACAATTGTTGTCTTGATTTCATGTGAGATTTTAGttatttgagtttcttgaaTTGggcttattttatcataatgtCACACACTAGCTAAAATGTTTCCAAATATGGTTCTTTATTTATACATCTTGTCTTTCAAAAAAGTGATGACACCAAATCTTTCCCCAATAGTCCATCTACTTTCCTCATTTagttacaagaaaaaaaaatggaactacaattttgaacatatataaCACATTAGTAGActgtatatatattctttttttagcaCTCGATCTTATCAACTATTTAAAATTAGTTAAACCATAGGACGAGATCgtgataattattttatgtttcttgTTATAAATTGAGCAGAAGCAATTGGCAATCATGGTAGAAAAAGCTTCAATTGAGGATGTGATGAGAGTTCTAATAGCATCAAGGAAGCAAGACATGAATCAACTATGGACTACGTGTTCACATTTGGTTGCAAAATCAGGTCTTCCACCCGAAATGTTGGCCAAACACCTCCCCATTGATGTTGTAGCCAAAATTGAAGAACTACGCCTCAAATCCAACCTAGCACGTCGATCCTTAATGCcacatcatcatcaccacctCGACCTCAGCTCTTCAGCTGAGCTCGAGGACCAAAAAATCCGTAGGATGAGACGAGCCCTTGACTCATCGGACGTTGAACTTGTCAAGCTTATGGTGATGGGAGAAGGTTTAAATCTTGATGAATCAATTGCACTACACTATGCAGTTGAAAATTGTAGTAGGGAAGTTGTGAAAGCTTTACTAGAGCTAGGTGCAGCGGATGTTAATTTCCCTGCAGGACCTGCAGGGAAAACTCCGCTGCACATTGCTGCTGAAATGGTGTCACCAGACATGGTAGCTGTTCTATTAGACCATCATGCTGATCCCAATGTACGAATGTTAGATGGCATCACTCCATTGGACATTTTACGTACCCTAACATCCGATTTTCTATTTAAAGGAACTGTACCTGGACATGTCCACGTCGAACCTAATAAGTTGAGACTCTGTCTTGAACTTGTTCAATCAGCAGCTATGGTGATTTCAAGAGAGGAAGGGAGCGCAAACATTGATCTCTCTTCGACAAATATTTATCCTCCAAATAACATGAGTGATGATCATACATCTAGCACAAGTACTAGTGGGACTAATAACATTGATTCAAGAATGGTGTATTTAAATCTTGGTGGTGGAGTTACTAATACTTCTTCAACTCATGATCACCCTTCATCAATGTATCACCATTCATCACATGAGTATTAagattgtatatataaattgagaccAACTAGAAAGGAAAGTCAATCATCTCAATATTATGATCTATATATAGTTACATGTATACCTTTGCTCTTTAGCGTACTATTTTGTGCGGTGTCACGGACTTAGAgttttactaatattttgtGCGGCACTTGACAACTGGGTTATGACATTGGCCTATGTTAGTTGCTTAGATTCTTCGAGAATATTATCACTTTCGTGTAAGATATTCTTTAAAGGTATACTATCTTTTAGGAGTTCGATCGATGTATTTATCCGAcgatattttttaagaatttgagcaagataatattttttttgtgaattttttcatgttttgattTTAGGGCATTGATGAGATGATAATGCAATGGGGAAATTATTGGACGAGAGTTGAGACAAAGGAGAATCTGAGTTTTTGCTTTGTGAAGAGGAAAGGACACAGGTCAATCTTGTCACCTCTGTCCTGTCaattacttttttgttttatttttaaggaaattatttatttatatagatgGTAAAATAAATAGCATattaatcaatataatttaatttattttagtaaattactttttatttattttttgggttttagTTGTATGCACcgataaagtaaataaaaaataaattattaggtCAGCAAATTGATTTCTACAAATAAAGTCTCATTTGAttccattaagattaagacgtctgaatttgaatacacatataaaaattaagatATGTATTAAAATCTAGATGTGTAAATCTGAAtaaacatctgaatattaagatgttgtCTCTGAATCTAAATACTGATTATTGGGATTGATTGTTTTAATATCTGaattgtttgttttcaatatatgaatattaaacgctatataattaaaatattataaaaacctcatttcactaaaatagttttatatgcaaaataatattttgaacctttttatcACAACAAACTAATATGATTTATCTATTAAGAATTTAACATTAAGTTACATCATTAATTTGACTGTTCTTTGCACTCAAAAACTTTGAAAATCTAATATAATGCAAcgtaaaatagtttatatagtataataatataatgtttatgaaaacattatattttataatgcacatttgttattgttatcgatcaaataattaatactttcttattttctGAAACCATGCTAAACATTATATCATGAATTATgcttattaattcaaatatattgattaatttataaaagtaaaagacaTATATTAAGTTagtaagaacaaaaaaaaattataaaggtAAGCAtataattaacattaattaaataagaaaaaaaattatgggttGTTGTGATGTAGTTGAATTAAGATAAAAGTCTTATTTTTTGAGTATTAATGGTGTTAAGAGTGTGTTACACATCTGattcattcatatgtatttAGACCCATTAAGAggtttataagaaaataaaacaaacaaaattaataaactgaatttgaataattaagattcagtcctaaaaaacaaacacataaataaGGCGAATCTGATTGATTAAGATTCAGACctccattaagtgcaaacaaattaGGCTTAAATCTCTTAAAAATATAGTAAGATTTagagtaaaaataaattgattatttgTTATAGATAAGTGGCTTTAAAATTTGCCGTTTGTGAGCTCGTAT
This genomic window contains:
- the BOP1 gene encoding BTB/POZ domain and ankyrin repeat-containing protein NBCL is translated as MSNNPEDPLRSLSLDYLNLLINGQAFSDVTFHVEGHLVHAHRCVLAARSQFFRKFFCGPSSPQSGPQLGSVNGPRDTGSPASSVVIPVNSVGYEVFLLMMQFLYSGQVSIVPQKHEPRPNCGERGCWHTHCTSAVDLALDTLSAARSFGVEQLALLTQKQLAIMVEKASIEDVMRVLIASRKQDMNQLWTTCSHLVAKSGLPPEMLAKHLPIDVVAKIEELRLKSNLARRSLMPHHHHHLDLSSSAELEDQKIRRMRRALDSSDVELVKLMVMGEGLNLDESIALHYAVENCSREVVKALLELGAADVNFPAGPAGKTPLHIAAEMVSPDMVAVLLDHHADPNVRMLDGITPLDILRTLTSDFLFKGTVPGHVHVEPNKLRLCLELVQSAAMVISREEGSANIDLSSTNIYPPNNMSDDHTSSTSTSGTNNIDSRMVYLNLGGGVTNTSSTHDHPSSMYHHSSHEY